In a genomic window of Taylorella equigenitalis ATCC 35865:
- a CDS encoding F0F1 ATP synthase subunit epsilon: MSTKTLKVDVVSAEESMFSGTASMVVLPGVTGEIGVLPGHTPLISRIKPGRVKITREDGSEETLFVAGGLLEVQPFAVTVLADTVVRMEDLDEQKALEARKRAEESRKNATSREEIAVIEHELEMLSAQAHYARVYTEKVKK; encoded by the coding sequence ATGTCGACTAAAACTTTAAAAGTTGACGTAGTAAGTGCAGAGGAGAGCATGTTCTCTGGTACTGCAAGTATGGTAGTTTTACCAGGTGTGACTGGAGAGATAGGTGTGTTGCCAGGTCATACACCGTTAATCTCACGCATCAAGCCTGGCCGTGTAAAAATTACACGTGAAGATGGTTCTGAGGAGACTTTATTCGTGGCTGGTGGTTTGCTTGAAGTGCAACCGTTCGCCGTAACTGTGTTAGCGGACACGGTTGTTCGTATGGAAGATCTCGATGAGCAAAAAGCACTTGAAGCTCGCAAGAGAGCCGAAGAATCTCGTAAAAATGCAACTTCACGAGAAGAGATTGCAGTTATTGAGCACGAACTTGAAATGCTTTCAGCTCAAGCCCATTATGCAAGAGTGTATACAGAGAAAGTTAAGAAGTAA
- a CDS encoding T6SS amidase immunity protein Tai4 family protein, with amino-acid sequence MKKLILFSACFLLLNNSLKAQDETSSFPKFTSRTYEQNYRDLVLSACIAWIYNDNPAVKEDVLETEDALNNATSYDIENNTGKFTEIIDIFTINSNVNTKRKANPIKLLNCLDLYHSEELNACSCLYITIQ; translated from the coding sequence ATGAAAAAACTTATCTTGTTTAGTGCTTGCTTTCTTCTTCTGAACAACTCTTTGAAAGCTCAGGATGAGACAAGCTCATTTCCAAAATTTACCTCTAGAACATATGAGCAAAATTATAGAGATTTGGTACTTTCTGCTTGCATTGCTTGGATATACAACGACAATCCAGCTGTTAAAGAAGATGTACTTGAAACTGAAGATGCCCTCAACAATGCTACTAGTTATGACATTGAAAATAACACAGGTAAATTTACAGAAATCATAGATATATTCACTATAAATTCAAACGTTAATACTAAAAGAAAAGCCAATCCAATTAAATTGTTAAATTGTTTAGATCTTTATCATAGTGAAGAACTAAATGCGTGTTCATGCCTGTACATTACCATACAATGA
- a CDS encoding T6SS effector amidase Tae4 family protein: protein MAETIGGNLYLNFLKTDNTWKNTCAVRMSYILNFSGQKVPKIFNKTVSGLNNNWYFFRIADLVHYLTHTWGQPDIEISKPNVSNEILLNKWGF from the coding sequence ATAGCAGAAACAATAGGAGGAAATTTATACTTAAACTTTCTGAAAACTGACAATACTTGGAAAAATACTTGTGCCGTCAGAATGAGTTATATATTAAATTTTAGTGGTCAAAAAGTACCAAAAATTTTTAACAAAACGGTTTCAGGTCTTAATAATAATTGGTACTTTTTTCGAATTGCAGATTTAGTTCATTATTTAACACACACTTGGGGTCAGCCTGACATAGAAATTTCAAAGCCAAATGTAAGTAATGAAATATTACTTAATAAATGGGGATTTTAA
- a CDS encoding TonB-dependent receptor produces MSNKSFSKHPISGACFLSSPLTCISLITLAVLSTSLLSIQVNATEIQNAKNVDEGTLPSITVVGISTSPNKALVEKHSKTGSIEEALSLKSQVQTASNAFRSLQGGEIRPPQISISGGRPYESLYVIDGLSNNNYITPEKVRSNIVNTQGRSDYVGNFVKGSDPASTAQSYNLSVDQLENIEIEDSRISVKYSGFTGGVIKAETRKPDTTRFGGKIYYGHARSSWDIKHYDEVQLKGEDFYKSYDATRQPDYTKHSAGVMLNIPFNNNWGAIMSYDRKDSKIPILYYAGNDAETAVPKDQLRRSETFLATLGGRTASGLDVKLTGIYYKYKGDYFNSRAIKSGYAQDQETYDLSLKLSKQFRIGKGTAKFKYGQLRTARDIESSTYLPWLTLGDKNWGEPYPYSAEGSQATGSMFLKQRTLLVDTDFEFNPIDIGSTKHKIALGAEVETILGYMKNGGYIDYILTLTSKFQGALAPGQDGVGYNFARTNGAIPDQFFIAKNISPAFERKARTQRISLWVEDTISFSDFKLRPGVRLDYDDQFENLNIAPRLSGEWNVMGKDRIILKAGAGRYYGGPSLYHSLYKGLYSARYQRKGMTPLPDGTLPPFEFQKYWMKGADYIASEMETPYSDEFSAGFEMKLARGFHVDYNFINRDSKKGITEHQVKTKDGDTTYAASNDGHSHFRSHTLSITNDYFADHYFSLSATWTRNRSSFTDYKTFTLTDYDEKLKRDRSRVIYEGTLMNASKLDASQFNTPWNIVGYWKGRLSNNVLLSSTLSYKGKTPVLVEKGWETLKDGTQVKSYERGTLPSRLTVDMSLELELFKRTNSHLKATVDVFNVFNKKNINGMGFIKDRKTDKKTYFNYYQPGRSVQARLEYVF; encoded by the coding sequence ATGTCTAATAAGTCCTTCTCTAAGCACCCAATAAGCGGTGCCTGTTTTTTAAGTAGTCCTTTAACTTGTATAAGTTTAATAACACTTGCGGTGCTATCTACTTCTCTTCTTTCTATTCAAGTTAATGCCACTGAAATTCAAAATGCAAAAAATGTGGATGAAGGGACATTGCCATCCATAACAGTTGTTGGTATCAGTACATCACCTAACAAAGCATTGGTAGAAAAGCACAGCAAAACAGGGTCTATCGAAGAGGCATTAAGTCTTAAGTCTCAAGTTCAAACTGCGAGCAATGCATTTAGAAGTTTGCAAGGGGGTGAAATACGACCACCACAAATTTCTATTTCGGGAGGGCGACCATATGAAAGCTTATATGTGATCGACGGTCTCAGTAATAACAACTATATCACTCCAGAAAAGGTACGGTCTAATATTGTCAATACGCAGGGACGTAGTGACTATGTAGGTAATTTTGTTAAGGGAAGCGACCCTGCCTCTACGGCACAAAGCTACAACCTATCGGTCGACCAATTAGAAAACATAGAAATAGAAGATTCCAGAATATCCGTCAAGTACTCCGGATTCACAGGCGGTGTCATAAAGGCAGAGACACGAAAACCAGACACTACGCGATTTGGCGGAAAAATCTATTACGGCCATGCACGTAGTTCCTGGGATATCAAACACTACGACGAAGTCCAGTTAAAAGGTGAAGATTTCTATAAATCCTACGACGCAACAAGACAGCCCGACTATACCAAACACTCTGCTGGCGTTATGCTTAACATCCCATTCAACAACAATTGGGGTGCCATAATGTCATACGACCGCAAGGATTCTAAAATTCCAATCCTTTATTATGCTGGCAATGATGCCGAGACCGCGGTCCCAAAAGATCAATTGCGCCGTTCAGAAACTTTTCTAGCAACCCTTGGTGGGAGAACCGCATCAGGGCTTGATGTTAAGTTAACAGGCATTTACTACAAATATAAGGGCGATTATTTTAATAGTCGTGCCATTAAGTCAGGATATGCCCAAGATCAAGAAACTTACGACCTATCACTTAAATTATCTAAACAGTTTAGGATCGGTAAGGGTACGGCTAAATTCAAATATGGTCAGTTACGGACAGCTAGAGACATTGAATCCAGTACATATTTGCCGTGGCTTACATTAGGCGATAAAAACTGGGGTGAACCTTATCCTTATTCAGCAGAAGGTTCGCAGGCAACTGGTAGCATGTTTTTAAAACAACGCACATTGTTAGTTGATACAGATTTTGAATTCAATCCAATTGATATTGGCAGTACAAAACATAAAATCGCCCTCGGTGCGGAGGTTGAGACGATTCTAGGTTACATGAAAAATGGGGGTTATATCGACTACATATTGACTCTCACATCCAAATTCCAAGGTGCATTGGCTCCAGGTCAAGATGGTGTAGGGTATAATTTTGCACGTACAAATGGTGCTATTCCCGATCAATTCTTCATCGCAAAAAATATATCGCCTGCATTTGAGAGAAAAGCTAGAACTCAACGCATCTCGTTATGGGTGGAAGACACAATTTCGTTTTCCGACTTTAAGCTAAGACCTGGTGTTAGGCTTGATTATGATGATCAGTTTGAGAATTTAAACATTGCCCCACGTTTGAGTGGTGAATGGAATGTGATGGGCAAAGATAGAATCATACTTAAAGCTGGTGCTGGTCGTTATTATGGTGGTCCTAGTTTATATCACTCATTGTACAAGGGCTTATACTCAGCAAGATATCAACGCAAAGGTATGACACCATTGCCAGATGGGACATTGCCACCATTTGAATTTCAAAAATATTGGATGAAGGGTGCGGACTATATCGCAAGCGAAATGGAAACTCCGTACTCAGATGAATTTAGTGCAGGATTTGAAATGAAACTAGCACGCGGTTTCCATGTGGACTACAACTTCATAAATCGTGATTCGAAAAAAGGCATAACGGAACATCAAGTTAAAACTAAGGACGGAGATACTACATATGCAGCTTCTAATGATGGGCATAGCCATTTTAGAAGTCATACATTGTCCATTACAAATGACTATTTCGCTGACCATTACTTTAGTTTAAGTGCAACGTGGACTCGCAACCGATCTAGTTTTACAGACTATAAAACCTTTACGCTTACTGACTACGATGAAAAGTTAAAACGTGACCGTTCGCGTGTTATATATGAGGGTACTTTGATGAATGCCTCGAAGCTCGATGCGAGCCAATTTAACACGCCGTGGAATATAGTTGGATATTGGAAAGGTAGACTCTCAAATAATGTACTCCTGTCTTCGACGCTTTCATATAAGGGTAAAACTCCAGTACTAGTTGAAAAGGGCTGGGAGACATTGAAAGATGGAACGCAAGTAAAATCGTATGAAAGGGGGACATTGCCATCAAGATTAACTGTAGATATGTCTTTAGAGTTGGAGCTTTTTAAAAGGACTAATTCTCATCTCAAAGCCACTGTGGACGTGTTCAATGTGTTTAATAAAAAAAATATTAACGGCATGGGCTTCATAAAAGATAGAAAGACGGACAAAAAAACTTACTTTAACTATTACCAACCTGGCAGGTCAGTGCAAGCCCGTCTTGAATATGTGTTCTAG
- a CDS encoding ABC transporter ATP-binding protein: MANPVIRCSHLYHRYGKNEVIKNLNFEIQRGGIYGLLGKNGAGKTTTINILMGYIEPCSGVCEVLGDASHNLQPVTRSKIGLLHEGFTQYDFMTIEQIEKFYSKFYQNWKSHIFWDLVFKLKVPSSRKLSKLSFGQKSQVCLGLLMAQSPELMILDDYSMGLDVGYRRLLLDYLKDYVDEHGTTVLLTSHIVQDLERLIDHMLIIQDGQLLYSASRGHFFENLKQWKFELDLANGVAMPFAPNILVSLEQINKHVFVSSFKDEAFVKNYLRDQGLELRGWHELPLSFEDAFLCLTGKY, from the coding sequence ATGGCAAATCCAGTTATTCGATGTTCGCATCTATATCACCGTTATGGAAAAAACGAAGTAATTAAAAATCTTAATTTCGAAATCCAACGCGGTGGTATTTATGGACTTCTCGGGAAAAACGGAGCTGGAAAAACTACAACTATCAATATCTTGATGGGATATATCGAACCCTGTAGTGGTGTCTGCGAGGTGCTGGGCGATGCGAGTCACAACCTGCAACCCGTGACACGTAGCAAAATAGGACTTCTTCACGAAGGATTCACTCAATATGATTTTATGACGATTGAGCAGATTGAAAAGTTCTATTCTAAGTTCTATCAAAATTGGAAATCTCACATATTTTGGGATCTTGTGTTTAAGCTAAAAGTCCCATCAAGTAGAAAATTATCCAAGCTGTCATTCGGTCAAAAGTCTCAAGTTTGCTTAGGCTTGCTTATGGCACAATCCCCTGAACTCATGATTCTTGACGATTATTCTATGGGCTTGGATGTTGGCTATCGCAGGCTATTGCTAGATTATCTAAAAGATTATGTGGATGAGCACGGGACGACCGTATTACTTACATCTCATATTGTGCAGGATTTGGAGCGACTTATAGACCACATGCTTATCATTCAAGATGGGCAGCTGTTGTACTCTGCGTCTCGCGGGCATTTTTTTGAAAATTTAAAGCAGTGGAAATTTGAACTTGATTTAGCTAACGGGGTGGCAATGCCTTTTGCACCCAATATCTTAGTTTCACTCGAGCAAATTAATAAACACGTGTTTGTGAGCTCATTTAAAGATGAGGCTTTTGTTAAAAATTATTTGCGTGATCAAGGTTTAGAGTTAAGAGGTTGGCATGAACTTCCACTATCGTTTGAGGATGCCTTTCTCTGTCTAACTGGGAAGTATTAG
- a CDS encoding DUF4857 domain-containing protein, giving the protein MIVFSRLCLYFVCVMAMASVLPSYVKQIFPLGYKTSIINYSADLDKLIFSNYENGNWSYADEDGRELTKEEMNKALPFKNLYSLMRLKQLPEKVGDWTFDPDLAYKFINRERFSAHRLDKPKLKLYTLMESNPGIDGFDTPDDLFRITDYGIEFIDLETNNVNKSKSHELTELMKSQGFNFPHKFIADSPDPRKTIDNGVFIVDSDYRVFHLKLLNGRFSLVRTDTILPQNTVDIDVLEQARQQFHAMITTTDSLLLLKWDDYRIVKVPFNEYKPYSENIAIDGDYLNWEFTRSAVDDSRRDFVVTDRDLNTYKRHHWELDKDYKNKKWNVRNAVGFFFPYFVKFDLKERTQNNIYLRLMGAEWWIMILGSMVSVFAYMLVCNRGRSWSRWARPSIWDLLFLCITSFYGLIVLLILGPVKIGRPD; this is encoded by the coding sequence ATGATTGTGTTTTCTCGATTGTGTTTATATTTTGTTTGTGTGATGGCAATGGCGTCGGTATTGCCATCATATGTAAAACAAATTTTTCCTCTAGGTTATAAAACTTCAATAATCAACTACAGTGCGGACCTTGATAAATTGATTTTCAGTAATTATGAAAACGGAAATTGGTCTTATGCCGATGAGGACGGGCGGGAGCTAACGAAGGAGGAGATGAATAAGGCATTGCCATTTAAAAATTTATATTCGTTAATGCGACTTAAGCAACTACCCGAAAAGGTGGGGGATTGGACATTTGATCCAGATCTTGCATATAAGTTTATTAATAGGGAGCGATTTTCTGCTCACCGTTTAGATAAGCCGAAGTTGAAACTGTATACCCTTATGGAATCGAATCCTGGTATAGATGGTTTTGATACGCCTGACGATTTATTTAGAATCACGGATTATGGCATAGAGTTTATCGACCTTGAAACTAATAATGTTAATAAATCTAAAAGTCATGAACTTACAGAGTTAATGAAATCGCAGGGATTTAACTTTCCTCATAAATTTATAGCCGACAGTCCAGACCCGAGGAAAACAATCGATAATGGCGTGTTTATAGTGGACTCAGATTATCGCGTGTTTCATCTGAAGCTTCTTAATGGTAGGTTTTCTCTAGTGCGTACGGATACGATTCTTCCTCAAAATACTGTGGACATTGATGTGCTTGAGCAAGCTCGACAGCAGTTTCATGCAATGATTACGACTACAGATTCGCTTTTATTGTTAAAGTGGGATGATTATAGAATTGTGAAGGTGCCTTTTAATGAGTACAAGCCATATTCAGAAAACATTGCCATTGATGGGGATTATTTAAATTGGGAGTTTACGAGATCTGCTGTCGATGATTCACGACGGGATTTTGTAGTTACTGATAGGGATTTAAATACTTACAAACGCCATCATTGGGAATTAGATAAAGACTATAAAAATAAGAAATGGAATGTGCGAAATGCAGTGGGATTTTTCTTTCCTTATTTTGTTAAGTTTGATTTAAAAGAAAGAACGCAAAATAACATTTATTTACGCTTAATGGGGGCGGAGTGGTGGATTATGATTCTTGGGTCCATGGTCTCCGTATTTGCTTATATGTTGGTGTGTAATAGGGGTAGAAGTTGGAGTAGATGGGCAAGGCCATCAATATGGGATTTGCTTTTTTTATGTATAACAAGTTTTTATGGGCTGATTGTTTTATTGATTCTAGGACCAGTAAAAATAGGGAGACCCGACTGA
- a CDS encoding TRAP transporter large permease: protein MSIVILFGTLFLFMLMGVPVAFSLGLSSSIIILFFSADSLSSIAVKIFETSEHYTLLAIPFFLLAGAFMTTGGVAKRLIDFANASVGHIRGGLAIASVLSCMLFAALSGSSPATVAAVGSITIAGMVRSGYPIDFGTGIVTNAGTLGILIPPSITMVVYAAVTEQSVGRLFMAGVIPGLLLGVVLMVAIYIVARRKNLPAQPRATFREWIVSARKALWGLILVFIILGGIYSGAFTATEAAAVAAAYSFFVAVFVYKDIKLKECPRVVLEAAKLSVMLMFIIANAMLFAHVLTTENIPQDITRIVADMNLEAWQFLIVVNIILLVAGAFMEPSAIILIMVPILFPIATQLGIDPIHLGIMMVVNMEIGLITPPVGLNLFVSSAITKMPVEKVIKATLPWLVIMLLFLILITYVPDISLWLPNVIGQT from the coding sequence ATGTCCATAGTTATATTATTTGGCACTCTTTTCCTATTTATGTTGATGGGGGTACCCGTTGCTTTTTCATTAGGCTTATCGAGTAGCATAATAATTTTATTTTTCAGTGCGGACTCACTATCATCGATAGCCGTTAAGATTTTTGAAACTTCCGAACATTACACCCTTCTTGCGATTCCGTTTTTCTTACTTGCTGGTGCGTTCATGACTACGGGCGGTGTGGCTAAGCGATTGATTGATTTTGCAAATGCATCGGTTGGCCATATTCGTGGTGGGCTTGCTATCGCATCAGTGCTTTCATGTATGTTGTTTGCTGCATTGTCAGGGTCTAGTCCAGCCACTGTTGCCGCTGTGGGCTCTATCACTATTGCGGGCATGGTACGTTCAGGATATCCGATTGATTTCGGTACGGGTATTGTGACTAATGCAGGTACATTAGGCATTTTAATTCCTCCTTCAATCACAATGGTTGTGTATGCAGCTGTAACTGAGCAATCTGTAGGTAGATTATTTATGGCTGGCGTGATACCGGGTCTATTGCTTGGTGTGGTCCTTATGGTCGCAATATATATCGTGGCACGCCGCAAAAATCTACCTGCTCAACCACGTGCAACTTTCCGTGAATGGATTGTTTCTGCTAGAAAAGCCCTATGGGGTTTGATTTTAGTGTTTATTATTTTGGGTGGGATATATTCAGGAGCATTTACTGCAACTGAGGCTGCGGCAGTAGCAGCTGCATATTCGTTTTTTGTAGCTGTGTTTGTGTACAAGGATATCAAACTAAAAGAGTGTCCACGTGTAGTTTTAGAGGCTGCAAAATTAAGTGTAATGCTTATGTTTATTATTGCAAATGCGATGTTATTTGCTCACGTACTAACTACGGAAAATATACCTCAAGACATAACTCGCATTGTGGCTGATATGAACTTAGAGGCTTGGCAGTTCTTAATAGTCGTAAATATTATTCTGCTTGTTGCAGGGGCGTTTATGGAACCGTCAGCGATTATTTTGATTATGGTGCCTATACTCTTCCCTATTGCCACCCAATTAGGAATCGATCCTATCCACTTGGGTATTATGATGGTTGTTAATATGGAGATTGGTCTGATTACACCTCCTGTGGGATTGAATCTATTTGTGTCCTCAGCCATTACAAAAATGCCAGTTGAAAAAGTGATTAAGGCGACATTGCCATGGCTTGTGATCATGCTACTCTTTTTGATTTTGATTACGTACGTACCTGATATTTCGCTGTGGTTGCCAAATGTAATTGGTCAAACTTAA
- a CDS encoding TRAP transporter small permease has protein sequence MFNKVLGRLEEFFLIFGLSAMTIVTFVYVVLNKLYEPFLWLGSKIPIFEEVGVFILQLASSMTYTLALTKLLCAVLVFLGASYGVRTAGHIGIDILTKKFPPSVQRCIAILAVILCIVYCGIVLYAAWDWVKALYIADVEAEDLEMFGIRLWHIGLILFVGYILIIYRFVEILIRILKRQQSNLGLADEAEDALKLQAEGEV, from the coding sequence ATGTTCAATAAAGTGCTTGGTAGACTTGAGGAATTCTTCCTCATATTTGGTCTTTCCGCCATGACTATCGTAACTTTTGTTTATGTCGTACTAAACAAACTTTACGAGCCTTTCTTATGGCTAGGTTCTAAGATTCCAATTTTCGAAGAAGTTGGTGTGTTTATTCTTCAGCTGGCTTCATCTATGACTTACACACTTGCACTTACGAAATTACTTTGTGCCGTATTAGTATTTCTTGGTGCTTCATATGGTGTCAGAACTGCGGGACATATTGGCATTGATATACTTACAAAAAAATTTCCACCGTCTGTGCAGAGGTGTATTGCCATATTAGCTGTCATATTATGTATAGTTTATTGTGGAATAGTTTTATATGCTGCTTGGGATTGGGTAAAAGCATTGTATATAGCCGATGTTGAGGCAGAAGATTTAGAAATGTTCGGTATACGTTTATGGCATATCGGTCTTATTCTTTTTGTCGGATATATACTCATAATTTATCGATTCGTCGAAATTCTAATTCGAATTTTAAAACGTCAACAAAGCAATCTTGGCTTAGCCGATGAAGCTGAAGATGCATTGAAACTTCAAGCAGAAGGAGAGGTGTGA
- a CDS encoding TRAP transporter substrate-binding protein: MKPFFLKALSIVALGCAFVSPSFAEEPIVIKFSHVVASDTPKGKGADLFKKLAEEKFPGRVKVETFPNSSLYGDGKEMEALLTGNVQMLAPSLAKFSKYQKKIQLFDLPFLFDGPEALEKFETSDKGKELLNSMHDKGIIGLAYWNNDFKHMSANKPLRKPSDARGLKFRVQASDVLDAQFKRLTAIPRKMAFAEVYQGLQSGVVDGTENPYSNIYSQKMHEVQKYITETGHAPLAYMVITSSKFWDGLPEDIRTGLSDILAEVTKTVNQEAQALNQREKERIVKAGTTEILILSDAEKEEWRKAMKPVWKKFEGEIGSDLIEAAQQFNKK, translated from the coding sequence ATGAAGCCATTTTTTCTAAAAGCATTATCCATAGTAGCTCTTGGATGTGCATTTGTTAGTCCTTCATTTGCTGAAGAACCTATCGTAATCAAGTTTTCGCACGTGGTTGCTTCCGACACGCCAAAAGGTAAGGGTGCAGATTTATTTAAAAAATTAGCTGAAGAAAAATTCCCAGGTCGCGTTAAGGTAGAGACATTCCCAAATTCCTCTCTATACGGTGACGGAAAGGAGATGGAAGCACTTCTGACAGGTAATGTTCAGATGCTTGCACCGTCATTGGCTAAATTTTCTAAGTACCAAAAGAAAATTCAATTATTCGATTTACCTTTCTTATTTGACGGTCCCGAAGCACTTGAGAAATTTGAAACAAGCGATAAGGGTAAAGAGCTTTTAAACTCTATGCATGATAAAGGAATTATCGGTTTAGCTTATTGGAATAATGACTTCAAACATATGTCGGCTAATAAGCCACTACGCAAACCTTCTGATGCCCGTGGTCTTAAATTCCGTGTTCAAGCCTCTGACGTGTTAGATGCTCAATTCAAACGTCTAACCGCTATCCCTCGTAAGATGGCATTTGCCGAAGTTTATCAAGGACTTCAATCTGGTGTAGTTGATGGTACAGAAAATCCTTACTCAAACATCTACTCACAAAAAATGCACGAAGTACAAAAATACATCACAGAAACTGGACATGCACCTCTAGCATATATGGTGATTACAAGTTCTAAATTCTGGGATGGTCTTCCAGAGGATATACGTACAGGTTTAAGCGACATTTTAGCTGAAGTTACTAAAACCGTTAACCAAGAGGCTCAAGCTCTTAATCAGCGTGAAAAAGAACGTATTGTTAAAGCAGGAACTACTGAAATCCTTATTCTTAGCGATGCTGAAAAAGAAGAGTGGCGCAAAGCTATGAAGCCTGTTTGGAAAAAATTTGAAGGCGAGATTGGTTCTGATTTAATTGAAGCTGCTCAACAGTTCAATAAAAAGTAA
- a CDS encoding CobW family GTP-binding protein, with amino-acid sequence MQNTMIPVTVLTGFLGAGKTTLLKRILTESHGQRIAVIENEFGEENIDNEILIQSTDEEIIELNNGCICCSVRVDLENTLLDLKDRLESGQSKFDRVIIETTGLANPGPICQTFFLNDDVAAFYRLDAVITVVDAKHGMDTLTNEIEAQAQVGFADRILISKRDLVSDEEYEDLRHRLIHMNPRAEIMPVNFGEVDLNKILSVSGFNLNEILEIDPEFLKEEEHDHDHHDHVCDDHCHHEHGDGHQHGHQHDHDHHHDHHHSHHNDAIKAFVYTSEKPFDPVKLDEFLSGLVQVYGPDMYRYKGIIYIKGAPVKFLLQGVHMVLGTNPGQPWGTAKKQSKIVFIGKNLPHDVFTEGLNQCLA; translated from the coding sequence ATGCAAAACACTATGATCCCAGTTACGGTTTTAACTGGCTTTTTGGGAGCAGGTAAAACCACTCTTCTTAAACGTATCCTGACAGAATCTCACGGCCAAAGAATTGCCGTTATTGAAAATGAATTTGGCGAAGAAAATATTGATAACGAAATTCTAATCCAATCTACCGATGAAGAAATTATCGAACTTAATAATGGTTGTATTTGTTGTTCTGTTCGTGTGGATTTAGAAAACACATTGCTTGATCTAAAAGACCGTCTTGAGTCAGGTCAAAGTAAATTTGATAGAGTCATAATCGAAACTACTGGTTTAGCTAATCCAGGTCCCATTTGCCAAACCTTCTTTCTAAATGATGATGTGGCAGCGTTCTACAGACTAGATGCTGTAATTACAGTTGTAGATGCAAAACATGGTATGGATACGCTTACAAATGAAATTGAAGCTCAAGCACAAGTTGGTTTTGCAGATAGGATATTGATCTCAAAAAGGGATTTAGTTTCAGATGAAGAGTATGAGGACTTAAGGCACAGGCTTATTCATATGAATCCTAGGGCTGAAATAATGCCTGTTAATTTTGGTGAAGTAGATTTGAATAAGATACTTAGTGTATCTGGCTTTAATCTGAATGAGATTTTAGAGATTGACCCTGAATTTTTGAAAGAAGAAGAGCACGATCATGATCACCATGACCATGTGTGCGATGATCATTGCCACCATGAACATGGGGACGGGCACCAACACGGGCACCAACACGATCACGATCACCATCACGATCACCACCACTCACACCACAACGATGCTATCAAGGCATTCGTATATACATCTGAAAAACCATTCGATCCCGTTAAATTAGATGAGTTTTTAAGTGGTCTTGTGCAGGTTTATGGACCTGATATGTATAGATATAAAGGGATTATCTATATCAAAGGTGCCCCAGTCAAGTTCCTACTTCAGGGTGTACACATGGTGTTGGGTACTAATCCAGGGCAACCTTGGGGTACAGCGAAAAAACAAAGCAAAATCGTTTTTATTGGGAAAAACCTACCACACGACGTGTTTACTGAAGGGTTAAATCAGTGTCTAGCATAG
- a CDS encoding transcriptional repressor, translating into MAVPKILTANIQDRIKQATEICNLRGQRLTPIRTQVLILLLQAGRSLKAYELLDMMKAHHKSSQPATVYRALEFLVQEGFVHRVDTVNGWVVCNSFNNEDEESSDDVSVIAVCSRCSKVQELDHTDISPYISKLLEEAGFEHRAPKTEIRSICRECRQKHIFF; encoded by the coding sequence ATGGCAGTCCCAAAAATTCTTACAGCAAATATCCAGGACCGTATTAAGCAAGCAACAGAAATTTGCAACCTTAGAGGACAACGCCTTACCCCCATCCGTACACAAGTACTTATACTCTTATTGCAGGCAGGTCGTAGCCTAAAAGCATATGAACTTCTCGATATGATGAAAGCTCATCACAAAAGCTCTCAGCCTGCCACCGTCTATAGAGCCCTTGAATTCCTAGTTCAGGAGGGATTTGTACATAGGGTAGACACCGTAAATGGATGGGTTGTATGTAATAGTTTTAATAACGAAGATGAAGAAAGTTCTGACGATGTCAGTGTAATAGCAGTTTGCTCTAGATGCAGTAAAGTTCAAGAGCTAGACCACACCGATATCTCCCCATATATCTCAAAACTTCTAGAAGAAGCTGGGTTCGAGCATAGAGCCCCTAAAACTGAAATTCGTTCAATTTGCAGGGAGTGTCGCCAAAAGCACATTTTCTTTTAA